The Corylus avellana chromosome ca8, CavTom2PMs-1.0 genome has a segment encoding these proteins:
- the LOC132189412 gene encoding leucine-rich repeat receptor-like serine/threonine-protein kinase SKM1, which translates to MAKKRATKLPMLMFLFLFLDLPMLLHGEELELLLSFKASINDPLGFLSSWTSSAGATFCSWHGIACNNSSRVNSIDLAGKNFSGGISDAVFELKYVENIDLSTNQLLGEIPRDFLSCPSLRYLNLSNNNLTGPLPSISKLSRLEKLDLSNNMFSGEIPDNIGLLRGLKFLDLGGNVLVGKIPNSISNITRLQVLTLASNKLVGGIPRGVGRMKSLEWLYLGYNNLSGEIPGEIGELVSLNHLDLVYNNLTGKIPSSVGNLSNLEHLFLYQNKLTGAIPRSLFELKRLVSLDLSDNSLSGEIPELIIQLQNLEILHLFSNNFSGKIPGALTSLRRLQVLQLWSNKFSGSIPEELGRWNNLTVLDLSTNALTGKIPKSLCNSGRLFKLILFSNSLQGEIPKSLSSCKSLQRVRIQNNRLSGELSSEFTKLPLIYFLDISGNDLSGRIDGRRWDMPALEMLNLAKNNFSGDLPGSFGTDKLLNLDLSENQLSGKIPRSFGRLSELVELELSQNELSGNIPEELSSCKKLVRLDLSNNQLSGEIPISLAELPALGLLDLSANQLSGEIPPNLGVESLVQVNISHNHFHGSLPSTGAFLAINASAVAGNDLCGGDTASGLPPCKSVKNPMWWYVLTCFLVVLAMFAFAAIAMVFLRRRKDLELKRVENEDGIWEIQFFDSNVSRSITIDDILLSTREENVITRGRKLGMQLVVKEIINDVNLNSPSFWSVIAKLGKVQHPNIVRLVGICVSEKAAGFLVYEHVEGKVLSQILKNLSWERRSKIAIGIAKALQFLHGYCSPSILVGELSPDKVVVDGTDEPRLSLGLPGLTCTDTKCFISSAYVAPESRESKDMTEDSDMYGFGVVLIELLTGKSPADMEFGVHENIVEWSRHCYSECHLDAWIDTTIRGHAGNDNKHRKEMVQTMNLALHCTAADPTARPSASHVFKTLDSYMSPTSCVSILHFS; encoded by the exons ATGGCCAAGAAAAGAGCAACAAAACTGCCCATGTTgatgttcttgttcttgttcttggaTCTCCCCATGTTGCTGCATGGCGAGGAATTAGAGCTTCTCTTATCCTTCAAAGCTTCCATCAACGACCCCTTAGGCTTTCTTTCCAGCTGGACCTCCTCTGCCGGCGCCACTTTTTGCAGTTGGCACGGCATAGCCTGTAACAACTCTTCCCGCGTTAACTCCATCGATCTCGCCGGAAAAAACTTCTCCGGCGGAATTTCTGACGCCGTTTTCGAATTAAAGTATGTCGAAAATATCGATCTCTCCACCAATCAGCTCTTGGGAGAAATCCCTCGTGATTTCCTTTCCTGCCCTTCGCTTCGATATCTCAATCTTAGCAACAATAATTTAACTGGCCCGTTGCCAAGCATTTCCAAACTTTCCCGCCTTGAAAAATTAGATCTCTCCAACAACATGTTTTCGGGCGAAATTCCAGACAATATCGGGTTGCTTCGGGGATTAAAATTTCTTGATCTGGGTGGAAATGTTTTGGTGGGAAAAATTCCAAATTCCATATCAAATATCACACGTTTGCAAGTCCTGACTTTGGCTTCAAACAAACTGGTCGGCGGAATTCCACGTGGCGTAGGCCGTATGAAGAGCTTGGAATGGCTTTACCTTGGCTACAACAATCTTTCCGGTGAAATTCCGGGAGAGATTGGAGAGTTGGTTTCTCTTAATCATCTTGATCTTGTCTACAACAATCTCACCGGAAAAATTCCATCATCTGTCGGGAATCTCAGCAATCTTGAGCATCTCTTTCTCTACCAGAACAAGCTCACGGGTGCTATTCCAAGATCACTTTTCGAGCTTAAAAGGCTGGTTTCGCTTGATCTTAGCGATAATTCTCTTTCGGGAGAGATCCCGGAGTTGATAATTCAACTGCAAAACTTGGAGATTCTCCATCTTTTCTCCAACAACTTTTCCGGGAAGATTCCGGGTGCTTTAACCTCTTTGCGTCGGCTTCAAGTCCTCCAGCTTTGGTCAAACAAATTTTCCGGCAGCATCCCCGAAGAGCTTGGAAGATGGAACAATCTCACTGTACTTGACCTTTCCACCAATGCTCTGACCGGAAAAATTCCCAAAAGCTTATGCAACTCCGGTCGGCTTTTTAAGCTCATCCTCTTCTCTAATTCTCTCCAAGGTGAAATTCCCAAGAGTTTGAGTTCTTGCAAAAGCTTACAGCGAGTACGTATCCAAAACAACCGTCTCTCCGGTGAATTATCGTCGGAATTCACGAAACTGCCGCTCATATACTTCTTGGATATCTCAGGCAACGATCTTTCCGGCAGGATCGACGGGCGGAGGTGGGACATGCCCGCTCTGGAAATGCTGAATTTAGCGAAAAACAATTTTTCCGGGGACTTGCCGGGCTCTTTCGGCACTGACAAGCTTCTGAACTTGGACTTGTCGGAAAATCAGCTTTCCGGTAAGATTCCCCGGAGCTTTGGAAGATTATCGGAGCTGGTGGAATTAGAGCTAAGCCAAAACGAACTCTCTGGTAATATTCCAGAAGAATTGTCATCATGCAAGAAGCTTGTTCGTTTGGACCTCAGCAACAATCAGCTCAGCGGCGAAATTCCGATCAGTCTCGCCGAACTGCCGGCTCTCGGCCTTCTCGATTTGTCGGCAAACCAATTATCCGGAGAAATTCCACCAAATTTAGGAGTGGAATCCCTTGTACAAGTGAATATTTCTCACAATCACTTCCACGGAAGCTTACCGTCCACCGGAGCATTTCTTGCTATAAACGCCAGCGCGGTTGCCGGCAACGATCTTTGCGGCGGCGATACTGCAAGCGGATTACCGCCATGCAAAAGCGTAAAAAATCCCATGTGGTGGTATGTTCTCACTTGCTTTCTGGTTGTTTTAGCCATGTTTGCTTTCGCAGCAATTGCTATGGTTTTCCTTCGGCGGCGAAAGGATTTGGAGCTGAAAAGAGTGGAAAACGAAGATGGGATCTGGGAAATACAATTCTTTGATTCAAACGTTTCAAGATCCATTACAATTGACGATATTTTATTGTCGACCAGAGAAGAAAATGTCATCACGAGAGGGAGGAAATTAGGCATGCAGTTGGTCGTGAAGGAAATCATAAATGATGTCAATTTAAACTCCCCGAGCTTTTGGTCTGTTATTGCCAAATTGGGAAAGGTTCAGCATCCGAACATTGTTCGGTTGGTCGGAATATGCGTATCGGAAAAGGCAGCTGGGTTTTTGGTTTACGAGCATGTGGAAGGGAAAGTTTTGAGTCAAATTCTGAAGAATTTGAGTTGGGAGAGGCGAAGCAAAATCGCGATTGGGATTGCGAAAGCGCTACAGTTTTTGCATGGCTACTGTTCGCCGAGTATTCTGGTGGGTGAGTTGTCGCCGGACAAAGTTGTGGTTGACGGGACAGATGAGCCTCGCCTGAGTTTGGGCCTTCCTGGGTTGACTTGTACGGACACCAAATGCTTCATTTCTTCGGCCTACGTTGCCCCAG AAAGCAGAGAAAGCAAAGACATGACAGAGGACAGCGATATGTATGGATTCGGTGTCGTCTTGATTGAATTACTGACTGGAAAAAGCCCCGCCGACATGGAATTTGGCGTGCACGAGAACATTGTGGAGTGGTCCCGGCACTGCTATTCCGAGTGCCACCTGGATGCGTGGATTGATACGACGATTAGAGGACATGCAGGGAATGATAATAAGCATCGGAAGGAGATGGTCCAGACCATGAACCTGGCCCTACACTGCACCGCAGCGGACCCCACCGCTAGGCCGTCCGCCAGCCACGTTTTCAAAACCCTAGACTCTTATATGAGCCCTACTTCTTGTGTTTCCAtccttcatttttcttaa